A stretch of the Nosocomiicoccus ampullae genome encodes the following:
- the prmA gene encoding 50S ribosomal protein L11 methyltransferase, translating to MKWTKISIFSSIENEDVLSFFLTEISNGISVDYSMDIMKDSIDDFHEKFRLNPDDYPETDIRISVYYDETDDVDSKIKEINEFINSNDELINQDSIEVKIETVEESDWENEWKKYFHSFRVSDQFVIVPSWEIDGYEFNDSDKVIRLDPGMAFGTGDHPTTSMCLKFIERIITPKQKIIDVGTGSGILTIGSYLMGARDLTATDIDTLSLKVAKENFELNDTKNVDLRKADLLKNENNYYDVVIANILAHVIEEMIDDSYRVLNNGGHFIASGIIVEKKDSIISQLKNTGFTVLEVLEDNGWVSILSQKG from the coding sequence ATGAAGTGGACGAAGATATCGATATTTTCAAGTATTGAAAACGAGGATGTTTTATCATTCTTTTTAACAGAAATATCTAATGGAATTTCTGTTGACTATTCAATGGACATAATGAAAGATAGTATCGATGACTTTCATGAAAAATTTCGTTTAAACCCGGATGATTACCCTGAAACTGACATAAGAATTTCAGTATATTACGATGAGACTGATGATGTTGATAGTAAGATTAAAGAAATTAATGAATTTATAAATTCTAACGATGAATTAATTAACCAGGATAGTATTGAGGTTAAAATTGAAACAGTTGAAGAAAGTGATTGGGAAAACGAATGGAAAAAATATTTCCATAGTTTTAGAGTATCAGATCAATTTGTTATCGTTCCTTCTTGGGAAATCGATGGTTATGAATTCAACGATTCTGACAAGGTAATTCGTTTAGATCCAGGAATGGCATTTGGTACTGGAGACCATCCGACGACTTCAATGTGTTTAAAGTTTATTGAACGAATAATAACTCCAAAACAAAAAATTATAGATGTTGGTACAGGTTCTGGAATTTTAACAATTGGCTCATATTTAATGGGTGCAAGAGACTTAACAGCTACTGATATTGACACGTTATCATTAAAAGTTGCGAAAGAAAATTTTGAACTAAATGACACGAAAAATGTTGATTTAAGAAAAGCGGACTTATTAAAAAATGAGAATAATTACTATGACGTCGTAATTGCAAATATCCTTGCCCATGTAATTGAAGAAATGATTGACGATTCTTATAGAGTATTAAATAACGGTGGACACTTTATCGCTAGTGGTATAATAGTAGAGAAGAAGGATTCAATCATAAGTCAACTTAAAAATACAGGTTTTACTGTATTAGAAGTATTAGAAGACAATGGCTGGGTCAGTATACTTTCTCAAAAAGGATAA
- the deoC gene encoding deoxyribose-phosphate aldolase, whose protein sequence is MKLERFIDHTLLKPDTTVEDIKKICEEAKEYNFFSVCINPSYVKLSKELLDGSETKVCTVIGFPLGATTSEVKSYETKDAINNGADEVDMVINIGALKSGDYDLVKEDIQAVVDAADGQALVKVIIESALLTSDEIVTASKLSKEAGADFVKTSTGFNGGGATEEAVALMRMTVGEDLGVKASGGIRSREDALKMIEKGATRLGASSGVKIIQGEKSNSEY, encoded by the coding sequence ATGAAATTAGAAAGATTTATTGACCATACTTTATTAAAACCAGACACAACAGTTGAAGACATAAAAAAAATCTGTGAAGAAGCAAAAGAATATAATTTCTTTAGTGTTTGTATTAATCCATCGTACGTTAAGCTAAGTAAAGAATTGCTTGATGGTAGTGAAACTAAAGTATGTACAGTTATTGGTTTCCCACTTGGTGCAACAACAAGTGAAGTAAAAAGCTATGAAACAAAAGATGCAATTAATAATGGTGCAGACGAAGTTGACATGGTTATTAATATCGGTGCATTAAAATCAGGAGACTATGATTTAGTAAAAGAAGATATTCAAGCAGTAGTTGATGCTGCAGATGGTCAAGCGTTAGTGAAAGTTATTATAGAATCTGCATTATTAACGTCAGATGAGATAGTGACAGCGTCTAAATTATCAAAAGAAGCAGGTGCTGATTTTGTAAAAACATCTACTGGATTTAACGGTGGAGGTGCAACAGAAGAAGCAGTTGCATTAATGAGAATGACTGTCGGAGAAGATCTCGGTGTTAAAGCAAGTGGAGGTATTCGTTCTAGAGAAGACGCATTAAAAATGATAGAAAAAGGTGCAACAAGGCTCGGAGCATCTAGCGGAGTTAAAATTATTCAAGGTGAAAAAAGTAATTCTGAATATTAA
- the rpsU gene encoding 30S ribosomal protein S21, with translation MTKTVVRKNESIEDALRRFKRTVSKSGTIKEARKREYYEKPSVRRKKKSEAARKRKFR, from the coding sequence TTGACTAAAACAGTAGTAAGAAAAAACGAATCTATTGAAGATGCGTTACGCCGTTTCAAGCGTACAGTTTCTAAGAGCGGTACGATTAAAGAAGCACGTAAAAGAGAATATTACGAAAAACCTTCTGTAAGACGTAAGAAAAAATCAGAAGCAGCACGTAAGCGTAAATTTAGATAA
- a CDS encoding RsmE family RNA methyltransferase, producing the protein MQRYFIDEVLQINETYTDLNIDTHHIFNVMRMSVGDKFEIVDKEKYVFIALIENKAPFTLKIIEQLKTSQSNVEVTVFTPFLKGDKLDFMLQKCTELGASRFIFYNGQRSIVKLDDKKKEKRKTRYEKIVKEASEQSKRIEIPPIIFENNLKQIDFKLYDAVYIAYENLSGNVSKKFIDQLHIDNQKIAIIFGPEGGLTEDEVNSHKEFTTVQLGSRILRAETAPLYMLSIIDSFYN; encoded by the coding sequence ATGCAAAGATATTTTATAGATGAAGTGCTACAAATTAATGAAACATATACTGATTTAAACATAGACACGCATCACATTTTTAATGTGATGCGTATGTCTGTTGGTGACAAATTTGAAATTGTCGATAAGGAAAAATATGTCTTCATTGCTTTAATTGAAAATAAAGCTCCTTTTACGTTAAAAATTATCGAACAGCTAAAAACAAGTCAATCTAATGTTGAAGTTACTGTATTTACTCCATTTCTTAAAGGTGATAAGCTCGATTTTATGCTTCAAAAATGTACGGAACTTGGAGCAAGTCGTTTTATCTTTTATAATGGTCAGCGTTCGATTGTTAAACTGGATGATAAGAAAAAAGAAAAGCGTAAAACACGTTATGAAAAAATCGTGAAAGAAGCGAGCGAACAATCTAAACGTATCGAAATTCCACCAATTATATTTGAAAATAATTTAAAGCAAATTGACTTTAAATTATATGACGCGGTATATATTGCTTACGAAAATCTTTCTGGAAATGTAAGTAAAAAGTTCATAGATCAATTACATATAGACAATCAAAAAATTGCGATTATATTTGGACCAGAAGGTGGACTTACTGAAGATGAAGTAAATTCTCATAAAGAATTTACAACAGTTCAATTAGGAAGTAGAATATTACGTGCTGAGACAGCACCGCTTTATATGCTTTCAATTATCGATAGTTTCTATAATTGA
- the mtaB gene encoding tRNA (N(6)-L-threonylcarbamoyladenosine(37)-C(2))-methylthiotransferase MtaB, with protein MEKTVAFSTLGCKVNHYETEAMWQIFKDAGYSRVEFEDNADVFVVNTCTVTNTGDKKSRQVIRRAIRQNPDAVIAVSGCYAQTAPKEIEAIPGVDVIIGTENRDKLIDYVEQYHEERQPINQVQNIMKKRTFEEMDVPYFTDRTRATLKIQEGCNNFCTFCIIPWARGLMRSRDPEKVIEQAKKLVESGYKEIILTGIHTGGYGEDLKDYNLAMLLRDLEKVEGLNRLRISSIEASQLTDEVLDVIYNSNKIVRHFHIPVQSASDTVLKRMRRKYTMDFYESRILRLKEMMPGAAITSDVIVGFPGETEEEFMETYNFIKKHHFSELHVFPYSTRTGTPAARMKDQIDNETKHERVERLIALSDELALSYAEKFKDDVLEIIPEKIEDGMLVGHADNYMKIAVNGDESLTGELVKVKVTEPGYPVSKGEIVKVLDKPMVKEYAFADRHIDTSEAIQLERRI; from the coding sequence ATGGAAAAAACAGTTGCTTTTTCTACCCTTGGGTGTAAAGTAAATCATTATGAAACTGAAGCAATGTGGCAAATTTTTAAAGATGCCGGCTACTCACGTGTTGAATTTGAAGATAATGCAGATGTTTTCGTTGTCAACACATGTACAGTTACAAATACCGGTGACAAAAAATCAAGACAAGTGATTAGACGTGCAATTCGTCAAAATCCAGACGCTGTCATTGCGGTTTCAGGGTGTTATGCACAAACTGCACCAAAAGAAATCGAAGCGATTCCTGGAGTAGACGTAATTATCGGAACAGAAAATAGAGATAAGTTAATCGATTATGTTGAACAGTATCATGAGGAAAGACAACCGATTAACCAAGTTCAAAATATTATGAAAAAACGTACGTTTGAAGAAATGGATGTACCGTACTTCACAGACCGCACACGAGCGACGTTAAAAATACAAGAAGGATGTAACAACTTCTGTACGTTTTGTATTATCCCTTGGGCACGTGGGTTAATGCGTTCTAGAGATCCAGAAAAAGTCATCGAACAAGCGAAAAAACTTGTCGAATCAGGTTACAAAGAAATTATTTTAACTGGTATTCACACAGGTGGTTATGGTGAAGATTTAAAAGATTATAACTTAGCAATGCTCTTAAGAGATCTTGAGAAAGTTGAAGGACTAAATCGCTTAAGAATATCTAGTATTGAAGCATCACAATTAACAGATGAAGTACTCGATGTTATTTATAATTCAAATAAAATTGTTAGACATTTCCATATCCCAGTTCAGTCAGCATCAGACACAGTATTAAAACGTATGCGTCGTAAATATACGATGGATTTTTACGAATCTAGAATACTGAGATTAAAAGAGATGATGCCAGGAGCTGCGATTACGTCAGATGTTATTGTTGGATTCCCTGGAGAAACTGAAGAAGAGTTTATGGAAACTTATAATTTTATTAAAAAGCATCATTTTTCTGAGTTACACGTATTCCCATACTCGACGCGTACTGGAACACCAGCTGCTCGTATGAAAGATCAGATTGATAACGAAACGAAACATGAACGTGTTGAAAGACTCATCGCTTTATCTGATGAACTTGCATTAAGTTATGCAGAAAAGTTTAAGGACGACGTATTAGAAATTATTCCTGAAAAGATAGAAGATGGTATGCTCGTCGGTCACGCAGATAATTATATGAAAATTGCTGTAAATGGGGACGAAAGTCTCACAGGAGAGCTTGTAAAAGTTAAAGTAACAGAGCCAGGTTACCCAGTATCTAAAGGTGAAATTGTGAAAGTATTAGATAAACCTATGGTAAAAGAATATGCATTCGCTGACAGACATATTGACACAAGTGAAGCAATTCAACTAGAAAGAAGGATTTAA
- the dnaJ gene encoding molecular chaperone DnaJ, with product MANKRDYYEILGVNKDATKDEIKRAYRKLSKKYHPDINKEEGADEKFKEVTEAYDVLYDDEKRRQYDQFGHSAFDGTGGFGGGGFSDFGGSGFGGFEDIFSSFFGGGRRQDPNAPRQGDDLQYTMTIDFREAVFGGKKTVTITKEVECDVCNGNGAKPGTSKKTCSTCSGTGHVNVEQNTPFGKIRTQRTCPTCGGTGQEIEQPCDKCHGKGTVQKDVEIEVTIPEGIDNGQQVRIQGYGEPGYNGGPAGDLYIVFRVKPDNEFIRDGDDIHYELSITFSQAALGDKIQVPTLHGDVELDIKAGTQSGRKLRLREKGVKNVNGFGYGDQIVTIRVETPSKLSDEERELFERLAELNGNKVRGSNESFTDKARRFFKGD from the coding sequence GTGGCTAATAAAAGAGATTATTATGAAATACTAGGTGTTAATAAAGACGCAACGAAAGATGAAATTAAACGTGCGTATCGTAAGCTTTCTAAAAAATATCACCCAGATATCAATAAAGAAGAGGGTGCAGATGAAAAATTTAAGGAAGTAACAGAAGCTTATGACGTACTATATGATGACGAAAAGCGTCGTCAATACGACCAGTTTGGTCACAGTGCATTTGATGGTACTGGTGGCTTTGGTGGCGGAGGATTTAGCGATTTTGGTGGTAGCGGCTTCGGAGGATTTGAAGATATATTCTCTAGTTTCTTCGGTGGTGGCCGTCGTCAAGATCCAAATGCGCCGCGCCAAGGTGATGACTTACAATACACGATGACGATAGACTTTAGAGAAGCTGTATTTGGTGGTAAGAAAACTGTAACAATCACTAAAGAAGTTGAATGTGATGTTTGTAATGGAAATGGTGCCAAACCAGGAACTTCTAAAAAGACATGTTCAACATGTTCAGGAACTGGTCATGTAAACGTTGAACAAAATACACCATTTGGAAAAATTAGAACACAGCGTACATGCCCAACATGTGGTGGTACAGGTCAAGAAATCGAACAACCTTGTGACAAATGTCATGGTAAAGGGACAGTCCAAAAAGATGTGGAAATCGAAGTTACAATTCCTGAAGGTATTGATAACGGACAACAAGTACGTATTCAAGGTTACGGCGAACCTGGATATAATGGTGGACCAGCAGGAGATCTGTACATCGTATTTAGAGTAAAACCTGATAATGAATTCATTCGAGATGGTGATGATATTCACTATGAACTATCAATTACATTCTCTCAAGCAGCTTTAGGTGATAAAATCCAAGTACCAACGTTACATGGCGATGTTGAGCTTGATATTAAAGCAGGTACACAATCTGGACGTAAATTACGTCTAAGAGAAAAAGGTGTGAAAAACGTAAACGGATTTGGTTATGGTGATCAAATCGTTACAATACGCGTTGAAACACCATCTAAACTTTCAGACGAAGAAAGAGAACTATTTGAAAGACTTGCTGAATTAAACGGAAATAAAGTAAGAGGATCTAATGAGTCATTTACTGATAAGGCACGTAGATTCTTTAAAGGAGACTAA